A DNA window from Luteolibacter luteus contains the following coding sequences:
- a CDS encoding RICIN domain-containing protein, which produces MKHPSDVEHGGAMAGSQREIAIAPKRKSVLRTFLLTLAIGVSGGLADPASAIGAGDADTMFSGFNNAFLVNGNYYKNKINGSTFDEGWTGAINILVAQDAFERTGSIAHKNLVNALCTTFLQKFPPGYEWDGWNDDIGWISIMLARGYLITGNADLLYNARVPCFDMVWARGWDTQYNGGGIWEQQPNMTPPGEIIDKQALSNNTMGKAACLIYMGNHDQWYLDRATQIYTWVRANLYNTSTGHVYNGIQPNGTVNTSRNVYNQGTFADFANYLYQITGNVMYYNDAKRALDYVKGPSWYNNGIMTGGGTNTWSDEYARALGHFCRDNRQWATYHSWAVANANAAWARRRTDYNVCWSDFSQQTPNDNNVITNRFCDAVAWLQFTPVNIPGNIWGRHTIVGMNNMAIDTLGLTANNSIVGLWGLNSGQSQIWNFSQNADNSWNIVSQSSWKALDVPGGNPANNTKIIQWPPTRGSNQRWWVDQQADGSYRIWNQQSGASLDSTTTTTNGTSLIQWGWSGGPQQRWRLQ; this is translated from the coding sequence ATGAAACATCCATCAGATGTAGAGCATGGCGGAGCTATGGCCGGATCCCAAAGGGAAATCGCAATAGCCCCCAAAAGAAAATCCGTCCTCCGGACCTTCCTGCTGACCCTCGCCATCGGCGTCTCAGGCGGCCTCGCCGACCCTGCATCGGCGATCGGCGCAGGCGATGCCGACACGATGTTCAGTGGCTTCAACAATGCCTTCCTCGTAAACGGCAACTACTATAAGAATAAGATCAACGGCAGCACCTTCGACGAAGGCTGGACCGGAGCCATCAATATTCTGGTCGCCCAGGACGCCTTCGAGCGCACCGGCAGCATCGCCCACAAGAACCTCGTCAATGCTCTCTGCACCACCTTCCTGCAGAAGTTCCCGCCGGGATACGAATGGGACGGCTGGAACGACGACATCGGATGGATCTCCATCATGCTTGCCCGTGGCTACCTGATCACTGGGAATGCCGATCTGCTCTATAACGCCCGCGTTCCCTGCTTCGACATGGTTTGGGCACGCGGCTGGGATACCCAGTACAATGGCGGCGGCATTTGGGAGCAACAGCCGAACATGACGCCACCGGGCGAGATCATCGACAAGCAGGCCCTCTCCAACAACACCATGGGCAAGGCCGCCTGCCTGATCTACATGGGCAACCACGACCAGTGGTACTTGGACCGCGCGACGCAGATCTACACCTGGGTGCGGGCGAATCTCTATAACACCTCGACCGGCCACGTTTACAACGGTATCCAGCCCAATGGGACGGTCAACACCAGCCGGAACGTCTACAACCAAGGCACCTTCGCCGACTTCGCGAACTACCTCTATCAGATCACGGGGAACGTGATGTACTACAACGATGCCAAAAGGGCGCTCGACTACGTCAAGGGCCCCAGCTGGTACAACAATGGCATCATGACTGGCGGAGGCACCAATACCTGGTCGGACGAATACGCCCGCGCGCTGGGCCACTTCTGCCGGGATAACCGCCAGTGGGCGACCTACCACAGCTGGGCCGTGGCCAATGCCAACGCCGCCTGGGCCCGCCGTCGCACCGACTACAATGTCTGCTGGAGCGACTTCAGCCAGCAAACGCCGAACGACAACAACGTCATCACGAATCGCTTCTGCGATGCCGTGGCCTGGCTGCAGTTCACCCCCGTCAACATCCCCGGCAACATCTGGGGACGGCACACCATCGTCGGCATGAACAACATGGCGATCGATACCCTCGGTCTGACCGCGAATAACAGCATCGTCGGGCTCTGGGGCCTGAACTCCGGCCAATCCCAGATCTGGAACTTCAGCCAGAATGCCGACAACTCCTGGAACATCGTCAGCCAGTCCAGTTGGAAGGCACTCGACGTTCCGGGCGGCAATCCCGCGAACAACACCAAGATCATCCAGTGGCCGCCAACACGCGGCAGCAACCAACGCTGGTGGGTCGACCAACAGGCGGATGGCAGCTACCGGATCTGGAACCAGCAGAGCGGCGCATCCCTCGATAGCACCACCACCACCACCAATGGCACCTCCCTCATCCAGTGGGGTTGGAGTGGCGGTCCCCAGCAGCGCTGGCGCCTGCAGTAA